One region of Oryza sativa Japonica Group chromosome 10, ASM3414082v1 genomic DNA includes:
- the LOC107278252 gene encoding putative UPF0481 protein At3g02645, producing the protein MLPTLAVARRLAGKKVMKDGGADEAMLAGDEDLGRGEPTVFPPARSSRDTSDNEIQVTPVKVTICSEGGDNYRCRLFGVPEHISRTDRAEHEPSYISIGPYHCRREGLHVRSNQWKRDCKKHVIDRLESPKGEASLLEAMKEIEGEVRKYYDEIISSHVLHESGITFREMMVNDGCFLLITLQGLQVPGTDGIVWDNQLWWHDIFLYGNQLPFVVLRKIYQQLNLPADIENGQEDCPLGRISKVIESGLTSYTNRTVSNPGNADHILHLCHELLKPTSSAEMPPPPASDNQQVRVWRRATEYSELLVEFKKREFGSEPGDAQCISDVRIVGRVVEIPKLELQPETWRLLRNLMLLEETNKQLGGHVTAYCTFISQLASTPADVGLLTKKGILVHLENSDEMAAKKLSMLCEQIDYATEDYLIKSVWYKLDSHCSSRWWLWRAKLRRYRDWNNPLVWLGVLAAFVLFLCAILQAAYSMLAYYKQGSQSRST; encoded by the exons ATGCTGCCGACCTTGGCAGTGGCGAGGAGGTTGGCGGGGAAGAAGGTGATGAAGGATGGTGGAGCTGACGAGGCCATgctggccggcgacgaagaCCTTGGCCGTGGGGAGCCAACTGTCTTCCCTCCTGCTAGATCTAGCAGAG ATACAAGTGACAACGAGATACAAGTGACGCCGGTAAAAGTGACCATTTGTTCTGAAGGAGGCGATAACTACAGATGCCGTCTTTTCGGTGTCCCCGAGCATATCAGCAGAACAGACAGAGCAGAGCACGAGCCGAGCTACATTTCCATCGGACCCTATCACTGTCGTAGAGAGGGGCTGCATGTCAGGTCGAACCAGTGGAAAAGGGATTGCAAGAAACATGTGATTGACCGCTTGGAATCTCCAAAAGGGGAGGCTAGCTTACTTGAAGCGATGAAGGAGATTGAAGGTGAAGTGAGGAAGTACTACGATGAAATAATCTCGTCCCATGTCCTCCACGAAAGCGGCATAACTTTCCGTGAAATGATGGTGAATGACGGATGCTTCCTACTAATCACCCTACAAGGTTTGCAAGTGCCAGGCACAGATGGGATCGTGTGGGATAACCAGTTGTGGTGGCATGACATCTTCCTCTACGGAAACCAGCTCCCCTTCGTTGTTTTGAGGAAAATCTACCAGCAGCTTAACCTCCCGGCCGATATTGAAAACGGCCAAGAAGACTGTCCCCTAGGGAGGATCAGCAAGGTCATCGAGTCTGGGCTGACAAGCTACACCAATAGGACGGTGAGCAACCCAGGCAACGCCGACCATATCCTGCACCTGTGCCACGAGCTGCTCAAGCCAACTAGCTCGGCGgaaatgccgccgccgccggccagcgaTAACCAGCAGGTGCGTGTGTGGCGCCGGGCAACGGAGTACAGCGAGCTGCTGGTGGAGTTCAAGAAGAGAGAATTCGGCAGCGAGCCCGGCGACGCGCAGTGCATCTCGGACGTTAGGATCGTCGGCCGTGTGGTGGAGATACCCAAGCTGGAGCTGCAGCCGGAGACGTGGAGGCTGCTCCGGAACCTGATGCTGCTGGAGGAGACGAACAAGCAGCTCGGCGGCCATGTCACCGCTTACTGCACCTTCATATCGCAGCTGGCCTCCACCCCCGCGGACGTCGGCCTGCTCACGAAGAAGGGCATCCTCGTGCACTTGGAGAATAGCGACGAGATGGCCGCCAAGAAGCTAAGCATGCTGTGCGAGCAGATCGATTATGCTACGGAGGACTACCTGATCAAGTCAGTGTGGTACAAGCTGGATAGCCACTgcagcagcaggtggtggcTTTGGCGGGCGAAGCTGCGCCGCTACAGGGACTGGAATAACCCGCTCGTTTGGCTGGGCGTCCTTGCTGCCTTCGTCTTGTTCCTGTGCGCCATATTACAAGCAGCCTACAGCATGTTAGCCTATTACAAGCAGGGTTCACAATCTCGGAGTACTTAA